The Mixophyes fleayi isolate aMixFle1 chromosome 1, aMixFle1.hap1, whole genome shotgun sequence genome includes a region encoding these proteins:
- the MIER3 gene encoding mesoderm induction early response protein 3 isoform X1, whose protein sequence is MAEASFGSSSPVGSLSSEDHDFDPTAEMLVHDYDDERTLEEEEMKEDGKNFSSEIEDLEREGNMPLEDLLAIYVYEPADPVMAGSSAGSSPSELADELPDMTLDKEEIAKDLLSGDDEETQSSADDLTPSVTSHEATDFFPRPLRSNTAWEGDKESESEDLEMDFGNSSEDLRKEIMIGSQYQAEIPPYWGPYNITDLSEYEHQDQLIWSPDVLPERKVEDFLLEIMRIDEKRMIDRVPDEMIIKDDDQALHEIFKCQYNIREAIERVCSKRKLRDEIKPWTEEECRNFEHALIIYGKDFHLIQKNKVRTRTVAECVAFYYIWKKSERYDNFAQQTRFGKKRYHHHPGVTDYMDRLVDEAEELGGAENQSALTCQNRTDSIHVSQLNLLNSITANDLTALTNSVATVCNNTDVNCLNDGFPALDTLPRGPVNHVPVGTEDLLTLPSNGESDCFNLFETGFYPSELNPVSLCNEEAERPAKRIKLGISVPDSFISDVSVNNLGVDFENHTHHITSAKMAVAVADFSSLSANETNSFISSHTLHHTALQSE, encoded by the exons ATGGCGGAG GCTTCATTTGGCAGTTCGAGCCCAG TCGGCTCTCTGTCATCTGAGGATCATGACTTTGACCCTACGGCTGAAATGCTGGtacatgattatgatgatgagagAACTCTTGAAGAGGAAGAAATGAAGGAGGACGGCAAAAACTTCAGCTCTGAAATTGAAGACTTAGAAAGG GAAGGAAACATGCCTTTGGAAGATTTATTGGCAATTTATGTCTATGAGCCTGCAGATCCTGTAATGGCGGGATCCAGTGCTGGTAGTTCTCCCAGTGAACTTGCTGATGAGCTGCCAGACATGACACTGGATAAA GAGGAAATTGCTAAGGACCTTTTGTCAGGTGATGATGAAGAAACGCAATCTTCCGCTGATGACTTGACGCCATCTGTCACATCACATGAAGCAACAGACTTTTTTCCACGCCCCCTAAGAT CGAACACAGCATGGGAAGGAGATAAGGAGTCAGAAAGTGAGGATTTGGAAATGGATTTTGGAAACTCTTCAGAGGATTTAAGAAAG GAAATAATGATTGGTTCACAGTATCAGGCAGAAATCCCACCATATTGGGGACCCTACAATATTACAGATTTATCAG AATATGAACATCAGGATCAGTTAATCTGGAGCCCAGATGTACTACCCGAGAGAAAAGTGGAAGATTTTCTTTTAGAAATCATGAGAATTGACGAAAAAAGGATGATTGACAGAGTCCCAGATGAGATGATTATCAAGGATGATGATCAG GCGCTGCATGAAATCTTCAAGTGTCAGTACAACATCAGAGAGGCAATAGAGAGGGTCTGCAGTAAAAGGAAGTTACGCG ATGAGATCAAACCTTGGACGGAGGAGGAATGTAGAAACTTTGAACATGCACTTATAATATATGGGAAGGATTTTCATCTAATACAGAAAAACAAG GTGAGAACTCGGACAGTTGCAGAATGTGTAGCTTTCTATTACATCTGGAAGAAATCTGAGCGGTATGATAATTTTGCCCAACAGACAAGGTTTGGAAAGAAAAGATATCACCATCACCCAGGAGTAAC GGATTACATGGACCGCCTGGTAGATGAAGCAGAGGAACTAGGAGGTGCCGAAAATCAATCAGCCTTAACCTGCCAAAACAGGACAGATTCCATCCATGTCTCCCAGCTTAATTTATTGAACTCAATCACTGCTAATGACCTGACAG CGCTGACTAACAGTGTAGCAACCGTATGCAATAATACAGACGTGAACTGTTTGAACGATGGCTTCCCAGCATTGGACACATTACCCCGGGGCCCAGTAAACCATGTGCCTGTTGGAACAGAAGACTTGCTAACACTGCCCAGCAACGGGGAAAgtgattgttttaacttatttgaGACTGGATTTTATCCTTCCGAGCTCAACCCTGTGAGCTTATGCAACGAGGAAGCTGAGCGGCCAGCGAAGAGGATAAAACTGGGGATCTCCGTCCCAGACTCCTTTATCAGTGATGTTTCTGTAAATAACCTTGGTGTGGACTTTGAAAACCATACACACCACATTACTAGTGCCAAAATGGCTGTAGCGGTGGCAGACTTCAGCAGTCTATCTGCAAACGAGACAAATAGTTTTATAAGttcacacacactacatcatACAGCCCTGCAATCGGAATAA
- the MIER3 gene encoding mesoderm induction early response protein 3 isoform X2 codes for MLVHDYDDERTLEEEEMKEDGKNFSSEIEDLEREGNMPLEDLLAIYVYEPADPVMAGSSAGSSPSELADELPDMTLDKEEIAKDLLSGDDEETQSSADDLTPSVTSHEATDFFPRPLRSNTAWEGDKESESEDLEMDFGNSSEDLRKEIMIGSQYQAEIPPYWGPYNITDLSEYEHQDQLIWSPDVLPERKVEDFLLEIMRIDEKRMIDRVPDEMIIKDDDQALHEIFKCQYNIREAIERVCSKRKLRDEIKPWTEEECRNFEHALIIYGKDFHLIQKNKVRTRTVAECVAFYYIWKKSERYDNFAQQTRFGKKRYHHHPGVTDYMDRLVDEAEELGGAENQSALTCQNRTDSIHVSQLNLLNSITANDLTALTNSVATVCNNTDVNCLNDGFPALDTLPRGPVNHVPVGTEDLLTLPSNGESDCFNLFETGFYPSELNPVSLCNEEAERPAKRIKLGISVPDSFISDVSVNNLGVDFENHTHHITSAKMAVAVADFSSLSANETNSFISSHTLHHTALQSE; via the exons ATGCTGGtacatgattatgatgatgagagAACTCTTGAAGAGGAAGAAATGAAGGAGGACGGCAAAAACTTCAGCTCTGAAATTGAAGACTTAGAAAGG GAAGGAAACATGCCTTTGGAAGATTTATTGGCAATTTATGTCTATGAGCCTGCAGATCCTGTAATGGCGGGATCCAGTGCTGGTAGTTCTCCCAGTGAACTTGCTGATGAGCTGCCAGACATGACACTGGATAAA GAGGAAATTGCTAAGGACCTTTTGTCAGGTGATGATGAAGAAACGCAATCTTCCGCTGATGACTTGACGCCATCTGTCACATCACATGAAGCAACAGACTTTTTTCCACGCCCCCTAAGAT CGAACACAGCATGGGAAGGAGATAAGGAGTCAGAAAGTGAGGATTTGGAAATGGATTTTGGAAACTCTTCAGAGGATTTAAGAAAG GAAATAATGATTGGTTCACAGTATCAGGCAGAAATCCCACCATATTGGGGACCCTACAATATTACAGATTTATCAG AATATGAACATCAGGATCAGTTAATCTGGAGCCCAGATGTACTACCCGAGAGAAAAGTGGAAGATTTTCTTTTAGAAATCATGAGAATTGACGAAAAAAGGATGATTGACAGAGTCCCAGATGAGATGATTATCAAGGATGATGATCAG GCGCTGCATGAAATCTTCAAGTGTCAGTACAACATCAGAGAGGCAATAGAGAGGGTCTGCAGTAAAAGGAAGTTACGCG ATGAGATCAAACCTTGGACGGAGGAGGAATGTAGAAACTTTGAACATGCACTTATAATATATGGGAAGGATTTTCATCTAATACAGAAAAACAAG GTGAGAACTCGGACAGTTGCAGAATGTGTAGCTTTCTATTACATCTGGAAGAAATCTGAGCGGTATGATAATTTTGCCCAACAGACAAGGTTTGGAAAGAAAAGATATCACCATCACCCAGGAGTAAC GGATTACATGGACCGCCTGGTAGATGAAGCAGAGGAACTAGGAGGTGCCGAAAATCAATCAGCCTTAACCTGCCAAAACAGGACAGATTCCATCCATGTCTCCCAGCTTAATTTATTGAACTCAATCACTGCTAATGACCTGACAG CGCTGACTAACAGTGTAGCAACCGTATGCAATAATACAGACGTGAACTGTTTGAACGATGGCTTCCCAGCATTGGACACATTACCCCGGGGCCCAGTAAACCATGTGCCTGTTGGAACAGAAGACTTGCTAACACTGCCCAGCAACGGGGAAAgtgattgttttaacttatttgaGACTGGATTTTATCCTTCCGAGCTCAACCCTGTGAGCTTATGCAACGAGGAAGCTGAGCGGCCAGCGAAGAGGATAAAACTGGGGATCTCCGTCCCAGACTCCTTTATCAGTGATGTTTCTGTAAATAACCTTGGTGTGGACTTTGAAAACCATACACACCACATTACTAGTGCCAAAATGGCTGTAGCGGTGGCAGACTTCAGCAGTCTATCTGCAAACGAGACAAATAGTTTTATAAGttcacacacactacatcatACAGCCCTGCAATCGGAATAA